Proteins encoded in a region of the Canis lupus dingo isolate Sandy chromosome 17, ASM325472v2, whole genome shotgun sequence genome:
- the LOC112664509 gene encoding cytochrome P450 1B1, giving the protein MATSLGPDAPLQPSALSAQQTTLLLLLSVLAAVHAGQWLLRQRRRQPGSAPPGPFAWPLIGNAAAMGPAPHLSFARLARRYGDVFQIRLGSCRVVVLNGERAIRQALVQQGAAFADRPRFASFRVVSGGRSLAFGQYSPRWKVQRRAAHSTMRAFSTRQPRSRRVLEGHVLAETRELVALLARGSAGGAFLDPRPLTVVAVANVMSAVCFGCRYSHDDAEFRELLSHNEEFGRTVGAGSLVDVLPWLQRFPNPVRTAFREFEQLNRNFSNFVLRKFLRHRESLQPGAAPRDMMDAFILSAGTEAAEGSGDGGARLDMEYVPATVTDIFGASQDTLSIALQWLLILFTRYPQVQARVQEELDQVVGRNRLPCLDDQPNLPYTMAFLYEGMRFSSFVPVTIPHATTTSACVLGYHIPKDTVVFVNQWSVNHDPVKWPNPEDFDPARFLDKDGFIDKDLASSVMIFSVGKRRCIGEELSKMQLFLFISILAHQCNFKANPDEPSKMDFNYGLTIKPKAFSINVTLRESMELLDSAVQKLQAEEDCQ; this is encoded by the exons ATGGCCACCAGCCTCGGGCCCGACGCTCCTCTGCAGCCGAGCGCGCTGTCCGCCCAGCAGACCacgctcctgctgctgctgtcgGTGCTGGCCGCGGTGCACGCGGGCCAGTGGCTGCTgaggcagcggcggcggcagccgGGGTCCGCGCCGCCCGGCCCGTTTGCGTGGCCGCTGATCGGAAACGCCGCGGCGATGGGCCCCGCGCCGCACCTCTCGTTCGCGCGCCTGGCGCGGCGCTACGGCGACGTGTTCCAGATCCGCCTGGGCAGCTGCCGGGTGGTGGTGCTGAACGGCGAGCGCGCCATCCGCCAGGCGCTGGTGCAGCAGGGCGCCGCCTTCGCCGACCGGCCGCGCTTCGCTTCCTTTCGCGTGGTGTCGGGCGGCCGCAGCCTGGCTTTCGGCCAGTACTCCCCGCGCTGGAAGGTGCAGCGGCGCGCGGCGCACAGCACCATGCGGGCCTTCTCCACGCGCCAGCCGCGCAGCCGCCGCGTCCTCGAGGGCCACGTGCTGGCCGAGACGCGCGAGCTGGTGGCGCTGCTGGCGCGCGGCAGCGCGGGCGGCGCCTTCCTGGACCCGCGGCCGCTGACCGTGGTGGCCGTGGCCAACGTCATGAGCGCCGTGTGCTTCGGCTGCCGCTACAGCCACGATGACGCCGAGTTCCGCGAGCTGCTCAGCCACAACGAGGAGTTCGGGCGCACGGTGGGCGCGGGCAGCTTGGTGGACGTGCTGCCCTGGCTGCAGCGCTTCCCCAACCCCGTGCGCACCGCCTTCCGCGAGTTCGAGCAGCTCAACCGCAACTTCAGCAACTTTGTCCTGCGCAAGTTCCTGCGGCACCGCGAaagcctgcagcccggggccgccccccgcGACATGATGGACGCCTTCATCCTCTCGGCGGGGACCGAGGCGGCGGAGGGCTCGGGCGACGGCGGCGCGCGGTTGGACATGGAGTACGTGCCGGCCACTGTCACCGACATCTTCGGCGCCAGCCAGGACACGCTCTCCATCGCGCTGCAGTGGCTGCTCATCCTTTTCACCAG GTATCCACAAGTGCAGGCTCGGGTCCAGGAAGAATTGGATCAAGTCGTGGGTAGAAACCGGCTGCCCTGCCTGGATGACCAGCCCAACCTGCCCTACACCATGGCCTTTCTTTACGAAGGCATGCGTTTCTCCAGCTTTGTGCCCGTCACCATTCCTCATGCCACCACCACCAGTGCCTGTGTCTTAGGCTACCACATTCCCAAGGACACAGTGGTTTTTGTTAACCAGTGGTCTGTGAATCATGACCCAGTGAAGTGGCCTAACCCAGAGGACTTTGATCCAGCCCGGTTCTTGGACAAAGACGGCTTCATTGACAAGGACCTGGCCAGCAGCGTGATGATTTTTTCAGTGGGCAAACGGCGATGCATTGGGGAAGAGCTTTCCAAGATGCAGctgtttctcttcatttccatcCTGGCTCACCAGTGCAATTTCAAGGCCAATCCAGACGAACCCtcaaaaatggattttaattaCGGTCTGACCATTAAACCCAAGGCATTTAGTATCAACGTCACTCTCAGAGAGTCCATGGAGCTCCTTGATAGTGCCGTCCAAAAGTTACAAGCTGAGGAAGACTGCCAGTGA